One genomic segment of Streptomyces sp. TLI_146 includes these proteins:
- a CDS encoding serine/threonine-protein kinase encodes MEKLGAGDPQRIGAYRILARLGAGGMGHVYLARSDRGRTVAVKLVRQELAEREEFRGRFRQEVQAARRVGGQWTAPVLDADTDAPIPWVATGYVAGPSLHTVVSGGNHGPLPEHSVRVLARGLTHALQDIHTAGLIHRDLKPSNVLITIDGPRVIDFGIARALETVTDGGLTRTGALVGSPGFMAPEQVRGDRITPACDVFCLGSVLAYAASGKLPFGGSDSGVHALMFRIAQEPPDLDGVPEALRELVRDCLHKAPEDRPPLTAILERLGPEDASTAPWLPGPLIAELGRHAVQLLEVENPDGGTAQTPVPAPAPTPPPMPVLPPSGPAPTPTAISPNGSGSGLARPGYAAPAPPPPWANGGQPAPAHSYPPPQQPVGYGYPHPNPALYGYGPPLPPEEPPRRNAKSTIALVAVALVVAIGAGGAVYAYMNDPLEKKDDKAASPSASKEPSTTPSSSDSKSPSASPGTSAPGDIPQQYVGAWSGTIDNASGHNNRHLVIRPGKVGDQVMTLTADGPLDGGSTYHCVFRASLTATPPTPDAPLHLGPSTVESGPTASCSPGAATTLTVLPDGRLRRQNDDTGEQVTYDKVSDAQ; translated from the coding sequence GTGGAGAAACTGGGGGCGGGGGATCCGCAGCGAATCGGCGCGTACCGGATACTCGCACGCCTCGGCGCAGGCGGAATGGGCCACGTCTACCTGGCCCGCTCGGACCGCGGCCGAACCGTAGCCGTCAAGCTCGTACGCCAGGAACTCGCCGAACGCGAGGAGTTCCGCGGCCGCTTCCGCCAGGAGGTGCAGGCCGCCCGCCGAGTCGGCGGCCAGTGGACCGCCCCCGTCCTCGACGCCGACACCGACGCCCCCATCCCCTGGGTCGCCACGGGCTACGTGGCCGGGCCCAGCCTCCACACCGTCGTGTCGGGCGGAAACCACGGCCCTCTCCCCGAGCACTCCGTCCGCGTACTCGCCCGCGGCCTCACCCACGCCCTCCAGGACATCCACACCGCCGGCCTGATCCACCGCGACCTCAAGCCCTCCAATGTCCTGATCACCATCGACGGCCCCCGCGTCATCGACTTCGGCATAGCCCGGGCACTCGAAACCGTCACCGACGGCGGCCTGACCCGCACCGGCGCACTGGTGGGCTCGCCCGGCTTCATGGCCCCCGAACAGGTCCGCGGCGACCGCATCACACCCGCCTGCGACGTCTTCTGCCTCGGCTCGGTGCTGGCGTACGCGGCGAGCGGGAAGCTCCCGTTCGGCGGGAGCGACAGCGGCGTGCACGCGCTGATGTTCCGGATCGCCCAGGAGCCGCCGGACCTGGACGGGGTGCCGGAGGCGCTGCGCGAGCTCGTACGGGACTGTCTGCACAAGGCCCCCGAGGACCGCCCCCCGCTCACCGCGATCCTGGAGCGACTCGGCCCCGAGGACGCGTCGACGGCCCCGTGGCTCCCCGGCCCCCTGATCGCCGAACTCGGCCGCCACGCCGTGCAGTTGCTGGAGGTCGAGAACCCGGACGGCGGCACGGCCCAGACCCCGGTCCCGGCGCCGGCCCCGACCCCGCCCCCGATGCCCGTACTCCCGCCGAGCGGCCCCGCCCCGACCCCGACCGCGATCTCCCCCAACGGCTCGGGCTCGGGCCTCGCGCGCCCCGGATACGCCGCCCCCGCGCCCCCGCCGCCCTGGGCCAACGGCGGCCAGCCCGCCCCCGCCCACAGCTACCCGCCCCCGCAGCAGCCCGTCGGATACGGCTACCCGCACCCCAACCCCGCCCTCTACGGCTACGGCCCGCCCCTGCCCCCCGAGGAGCCGCCGCGCCGCAACGCCAAGTCGACGATCGCGCTGGTCGCGGTCGCGCTGGTGGTGGCGATCGGCGCGGGCGGTGCGGTGTACGCGTACATGAACGACCCGTTGGAGAAGAAGGACGACAAGGCGGCGAGCCCGTCGGCCTCCAAGGAGCCTTCCACCACGCCGAGTTCGAGCGACAGCAAGAGTCCGTCCGCCTCCCCCGGCACGAGCGCCCCGGGTGACATCCCCCAGCAGTACGTGGGTGCCTGGTCCGGCACGATCGACAACGCCTCCGGCCACAACAACCGCCACCTGGTCATCCGGCCCGGCAAGGTCGGCGACCAGGTCATGACCCTCACGGCGGACGGCCCGCTGGATGGCGGCAGCACCTACCACTGCGTCTTCCGCGCGTCCCTCACCGCGACCCCGCCCACCCCGGACGCCCCGCTCCACCTGGGCCCCTCCACGGTCGAGTCCGGCCCGACCGCCTCGTGCTCCCCGGGCGCGGCCACCACCCTGACGGTCCTCCCGGACGGCCGCCTGCGCCGCCAGAACGACGACACGGGCGAGCAGGTGACGTACGACAAGGTGTCGGACGCGCAGTAG
- a CDS encoding helix-turn-helix transcriptional regulator, with amino-acid sequence MARAENKVTAGPASRMVAEMARRLRLRRGWTQEQTGHELGFSAAAVSAMETLAQPASDQMLVKLEEVLGEGLEFFEGSRKYVRLEKYPEQFQNYSLLEQEAVVLRLYATLVIHGLFQTEEYARALIGGGYPPLAEERVEQLVEARMARRALFEREPTTLIEVVLEESVLRRMIGDQGVMHGQLLHLAKCAQRRNVTLQVLPLDCGASGEHAGDRGGMTLVETPEHDHLVYLEPQDESLLISDPAKVSTYAQRYAKIRAQALGPRESLDLIERLAGEHT; translated from the coding sequence ATGGCACGAGCGGAGAACAAGGTAACGGCAGGTCCGGCATCCCGGATGGTCGCCGAGATGGCGCGGCGGCTGCGTCTGCGGCGGGGCTGGACTCAGGAGCAGACAGGCCATGAATTGGGTTTCTCGGCGGCGGCGGTGAGCGCCATGGAAACGCTCGCCCAGCCCGCGAGCGATCAGATGCTGGTGAAACTGGAGGAGGTGCTCGGCGAGGGCCTGGAGTTCTTCGAGGGCTCCCGGAAGTACGTACGCCTGGAGAAGTACCCGGAGCAGTTCCAGAACTACTCGCTGCTGGAGCAGGAGGCGGTGGTGCTGCGGCTGTACGCCACGCTCGTCATCCACGGTCTGTTCCAGACCGAGGAGTACGCGCGGGCGCTGATCGGGGGCGGCTATCCGCCGCTGGCCGAGGAGAGGGTGGAGCAGCTGGTCGAGGCGAGGATGGCGCGACGGGCGCTGTTCGAGCGCGAGCCGACCACCCTGATCGAAGTGGTGCTGGAAGAGTCCGTACTGCGGCGGATGATCGGCGACCAGGGCGTCATGCATGGCCAGTTGCTGCACTTGGCGAAGTGCGCTCAGAGGCGGAACGTGACCCTTCAGGTACTGCCTTTGGACTGCGGGGCGAGCGGCGAACACGCGGGCGACCGTGGTGGCATGACCCTCGTGGAGACACCGGAGCACGACCACCTCGTCTACCTGGAGCCCCAGGACGAAAGCCTGTTGATCTCCGACCCCGCAAAGGTGAGTACGTACGCCCAGCGTTATGCGAAGATCCG